The sequence CTTCTGCCATTCTCTTCCAAACCATCAACAACGTCGTCCCCACCTCTGTCCAGGACTACTTCCATTCATGCCTGCAGAGACTCTCCACTCGTTTATTATCCCAACTCACTGTTGTTGTCCAAGAGTTTGATGGGCTCATTGCAAACCACATGTTCGAGGCAGCCAACGTTTACTTGGGCGAGAAGCAATCACCTTTGACATCAAGAATTAAGGTTATTAAgatggagaaagagagggaacTGGCAGTGACAATTGACAAGGGTGAAGAGCTGGTGGATTTATACAATGGTGTGAAATTCAAGTGGGTTTTGGTGTCTTCACGCAATGACAAGCCGGTTTCAAATACAAGGAGCAATCAACAAGGGTTTGCAGCATCGGAGACACGACACTTTGAGCTGAGTTTTCACAAGAAACATAGAGACATGGTGCTGAGATATTACTTACCCTATGTTCTAGAGCAAGCAAAAGCAATAAGAGAACAAAGGAAGACAGTGAAGCTTCATACCATTGACTATAATGGTACTGACTATTGGAGCTCAATCAACCTTGACCATCCAGCAACTTTTTGTACAATGGCTATGGACCCGGATTTGAAGAATATGTTAATTGAGGATCTTGACAGGTTTAGAGGGAGAAAGGAGTACTATAGGAGAGTAGGGAAGGCCTGGAAACGTGGGTATTTGTTGTATGGACCGCCCGGTACAGGAAAGTCGAGCCTAGTTGCAGCCATGGCTAATTATCTTAAATTTGATATCTATGATATGGATTTGAAGGAGGTTCAGTGCAATTCTGATCTTAGGCGGTTGTTGATTGGAACGGCTAGTAAATCTATATTGGTAATAGAGGACATTGATTGTTCAACTGAGATGCAGAATCGGGAATCGGATAACAAAGCCATGTCTTTAGAGGATGAGAAGGTAACTCTCTGTATCTCTATTCACATAATCGAGATGCTTCAAACCAATTTAATATTCCTCCCTTACAGGTTTCGCTCTCGGGTCTGTTAAACTTCATTGATGGCTTGTGGTCAAGCTGTGGAGATGAGCGAATCATTGTATTCACAACGAATCACAAAGACCGCCTTGATCCAGCACTGTTGAGGCCTGGTCGTATGGATGTGCACCTCCATATGTCATATTGCTCGTTTGGCGGATTCAAGACATTAGCTTCTAATTACTTGCAAATTCAGGATCACCCACTGTTCAGAGACATGGAAGACTTGCTAGAGAAGGTTGAGGCAACACCTGCAGAAGTTGCAGGAGAGTTGATGAAAAGTGACACAGTAGAAGTCGCCCTACAGGGGCTTATCAAGTTCCTCCAGAACAAAAAAGATGGAAATTAACTGGGCATCTAGTAGCCCAGTGGACAAACAATTGAAGTTGAAGGAATTAGTAATGGGGTAGTTAGCCAAGTTAAGACGGtgcttttttttcctctcctttttgttggaatttttatACAAAACCCCAATTTGCATTTTAGGGTCAGAATTtcatattaatattttgttttaattaatatgaccacaaaaaaaattgcaataatttctattatatataaattctaaCATGATAGGCATGCCACAATAGTCTGCATCATATTCATATCAATAAATTGCTATTTACAATACCTCGTCAGTGAGATCCCCAGCTCAAATGTCAAAACTGTACCAAACACTATTCACCAAGCAGAGCAcaaaacttgttttcttggaggaaaaccaaaaaacacaaaTGGACACATACTATGGATTTAATTCAGCCAAAATACATGATGCAATCCATGTAATCTTCATCTCTCACTTCTGATGGTAGCTACAAATGCATTATAATGTCTAAAACTAATTTTCCACACCACGGATATGAAGCTTGATCTAACTTACTCCAAAGCTTCGTTTATACAGACAATACCAACTACATCCAATCTAACTTACTCCAAAGCTTTGTTTATACAGACAATACCAACTGCATCCTCATATTTCCTGTAGCATAATTGCTTAAACACAACAGAATGTTTTTATGTTTACTATTTAAAAGTAATGTCAGTTCAGGATTTCTATAAATAACTTAGACTTCCATTTACGGTCCTTTACTAAACATTGATACCATGATGACTCCATTTGAACAAAGCAGCAGAATGATTTTGTTCACACGAAAAATCATCAAGAATTAACACCCTTTGgtcattaagaaatttttaaGTGCCTTTGCAAGTACattattgtaaaaatgaaaaaacctagAAGCAAACACATATAGGCAAATCTCATAtgactaattaaggaaaaaggTGCCTCCATAATACAAAAGGCAGggataaaaataattatgaatCAATAATAATGGGTACCTTGAAAACCAGCTTAAGCTCAAGGAGAAAACTACCCAAAAGCACTGTACTACCATTTTAGAGCTCTATACTGCCATTTTCATATCTAACTTCTGGTGAGGATTATAACCTATAAGTTCAAAGTCAGCTGCCACAAATGAATCTATGTCCTTCCTCTCTGGATTGATCTTCAAAATCTGCACAGTATGGACAAGAGAATACATTTGTTAATGGCAACAAGAAAAATTTGCAAATCATCCTTTATTGCATGTTTCCCATGTGTCACTTGTTTTTCAAGACATACACcaaaaaacaattgaattttGTCAACTTTGTGAAAATGCAGAAaggaaaatcaatttttaaggtttaggcATTAGGCATTCAGACAGTGCACCTAGTGCAATTCTACCTTACTGAGCAGCTTGAAAGAATTCCAGGGATCATCAAGGGAAAGGCTGCTTCGTAACCATAAagtataaattttcttttgatatgaacaaacaaaaaagaagataaaaatagGAATTCGTTTTGAAGACCCAGGTTTCCAAAAAAATCTTATAACCAGAAAAAGATAGCATCATAAGAAGGGCAGACCAAGTACTGGATAAATACATTACAAACagagtgaaattcaaaacatttaaGCCAAAAGAGTGCTTAGGTATTCCAATATCTTAAACATTCACCAAATGCAAGCAGCAGTTTTTGATGCTTAATTCTACTCACAGGAAAAGGTTTGGGAAGTTTCTGAAGCTGCTCCTTCAGAGGCATGATATGAGTCTTATAAACATGAGCATCCCCAATTATATGGATGAACTCACCAGGAGTGAGGCCTGTAAAGGCAAATtgacattgaaaaaaaaaaatcttaacaagGTTCCATAAGTAAGATGATCAATgacaacacaaaaaattatatataaagctAAGAAAATGACAACTATAAATTGTAATTTCTAACAAAATTTCATCTCTCTGATATTGAAATGGATGCATACCACAAACTTGAGCAATCATGTATGTCAATAACGCATAAGATGCAACATTAAATGGAACACCAAGACCTATATCAGCAGACCGCTGATACATTTGACAGGACAGCTCCCCATTGGCTACATAAAACTGTAAGAAGTACGAGTACATAAGTTTGCAGATTACCataataaacaacaaataaatgaaaatttcaagattAATAGCATGTTACCTGGGCAAACATGTGACAAGGGGGAAGTGCCATCAAGTTAAGGTCTGATGGATTCCATGCTGATAGGATTATCCACCGGTCATCTGGCCTATTCTTAATTTTGTCAATAACATCTAACAACTGATCAAATCCTTGGCCGGTATAGTCAGCATGCATGTTGGTATATCTGTAAATCGAACATTTACAGAGGATGCATAAATGGTGAACGGAAGTTACAATTTCTTTAGGTAAATGATAATCACTGACCTAGCACCAAAGTGTCTCCACTGGAATCCATAAATGGGCCCCAAGTCACCCTCTTCCCTATCTGACAAaccaattctaaaaatatagatatatGCTAGTTAGATTTGCATATCCagaataattttttgataaatcagATTCTGATATCCAAATAATTGCCTGTCAAGGTAGTCTCTGGATGCATTTCCATCCCATATATTTACGCCTTTCTCCTGTAGAACCTATTGGCAACAACATTTGTAACTCATTTCCAACTTCCCCATAATTAATTTACAAAAGAGATAGAATCTTCAACACATTTTCGAGAAATAAAAGTTGTATGACAAAGTAAAAAGACAAGAATTGTGAACTCAACTCAGTCATATAAGGAAACTAGTCTTCAGTATTTAATCATAAAATTTCTACCTTTTCAgtcaaaaaaatcataaaattatggGATTCCATATAGGGACTACTATTACTAGTTTAAGCATACATCTTTAttgacaaaatttaaatcaatatgTATGAACCCAATAACTAATATTACATGCCAACAATAGGACAAAATGATATATTACCTTTGCATTTGTTGAACCACTGATAAACCACAACAGCTCTTCAACAACTCCTCGCCAAAATACTCTCTagtaattttgaaaaagaaaaaaaccatagTTACCAGCTTTAGGAAACATTGATGAAAATTTTCCAGAAAGGGCTAAAAAGTTTTAGTGACCCAAAG is a genomic window of Quercus lobata isolate SW786 chromosome 2, ValleyOak3.0 Primary Assembly, whole genome shotgun sequence containing:
- the LOC115974378 gene encoding AAA-ATPase At3g50940-like, which produces MMCSPETTTPSSKIILSGAASLAASAILFQTINNVVPTSVQDYFHSCLQRLSTRLLSQLTVVVQEFDGLIANHMFEAANVYLGEKQSPLTSRIKVIKMEKERELAVTIDKGEELVDLYNGVKFKWVLVSSRNDKPVSNTRSNQQGFAASETRHFELSFHKKHRDMVLRYYLPYVLEQAKAIREQRKTVKLHTIDYNGTDYWSSINLDHPATFCTMAMDPDLKNMLIEDLDRFRGRKEYYRRVGKAWKRGYLLYGPPGTGKSSLVAAMANYLKFDIYDMDLKEVQCNSDLRRLLIGTASKSILVIEDIDCSTEMQNRESDNKAMSLEDEKVSLSGLLNFIDGLWSSCGDERIIVFTTNHKDRLDPALLRPGRMDVHLHMSYCSFGGFKTLASNYLQIQDHPLFRDMEDLLEKVEATPAEVAGELMKSDTVEVALQGLIKFLQNKKDGN